A stretch of DNA from Acidobacteriota bacterium:
ACGAGGTGACGGTCGTGTCTGTGGGAGGGACGGGGCCCAGTCCCGGAAATAATCCAAAAACACCTTTGCTGAAGCGGAATTCAGGCGGTTTGAACCACTGCAGTTCAAGAACGGAAACGTCAAATCCGGGCAGGCGTTTGGTGTTGATCACCGCAAGGCGATCTTCGGCTTTTTCCACTTCCAGCTTTTCGATGTTGATCAGGCGATTATGTTGTAATGCCAAATCCACGGCCTGTTGGATGGTCAGTTTTTCGCCTGCGACGCTCTGGGCAGCCTGACACCGAACTTCGATCGGCAGAAAAATGATCACACACAGGGCGAATATCTTGATCACTTACGCCTCCTTCAGTCGAATTCCAAAGGCTTTGTCGGAAAAGAATTGAGTTTCGCAAATCGGCTTTATCCGATGTTGTTTATTCCCGTATCACAGTAGGGTCACGCAAAATCGTCGTTCGTCGAAAACCGGCGTTGGGATCGGTTAAATCGCCCAGGCCCGTCGCCGGTTGCGGAGAGACAGGTGCTTTCGTCCTTGAAAAACCGGTAATGGCCGACAGGATGGCCGCTTTATGCATGTTGATGGCCTTTTGCCCGCTTTCGACAATCGCGGGCAATTCATGCACGTCCCATGGGTTAATTGTATGGTCGAAATCCACCTCAATGATGACGATTTCGTGATGATGCATCCCAATCGAAAGAAACATTTGACTGCGCGTCAAAGTGCGCATGGTGTTGTCAATATGGCGATAGAAACAACTGAAGAATCCCTTAGGTTCCGTTTTGACCTTTTCCTTGAAATCCAGCGCAATGATGACGTCCATCTTGCGTTTGATGGCTTCGACCACCGGCACAGGAGCGCTGTAAATTCCATCCCCCAAATTGCGTCCATCAATCCTGGCCGGAGGAAACGCCGGGAAAAAGGCGCATGAAGCGTAGACCGCGTCCGCCAACGGGCCTTTTGTCAACACGACCCCTTCGCCGGTGTCTATGTCTGTCGTTTGCAGCAATGTTCGAGGTCGTAATTGTTCAAGCTTTTTGTCGCCAAAGTATTCGTGCAACGCTCCACGCCATCGGTCAGGTTTCAAAATGCCGGATGTTTTGTCGAAATTGCCCAAATGCGAGCTGAAGATGCCAGCCAGCGATTTGTAATCAAGTTGCGAGAACAACTCCTTCTTCAACTTTTGCATTCCCAGTTCGCGAACTTCGGTCGGCGTGCAACCCACACCAATCATGGCGCAAGCCAATGCGCCGCCACTGCAACCCACCATAAGATCAACGGGAATTTTCTGGTCTGCGAGAAACTCAAAAAGCGCCAGGCTCGCCATCGCTTTAATCCCGCCTGTTCCAAGGACAATGGCAATCTTAGGCAGTTCTCGAATAACTGTCGGTAATTCAGGTTTATTCATAACCCAACCGGATTCCAGCGCGAATAAATTGGAAAGATTTTCAGATGTTACCTGCTGACCAGACGTCTGTCGTCACGTGACGTTGAAAGAACCCCGGAGCCAGCGATCCCGGCAATGGCCTCTTCGCGTGTGTCGTAAATACGAGAAACCATTGAAAACCCTGTTTGATCGAAAATGTCTTTTGCCTGCTGGCTGGGGGAATGAAACGCGATTCTACCTTCAACGTCCAAAATCCGTCTGGCGATGTTGAGCAACACTCGTAGGCCGGCATTGTTGAGATATTCGATCTCCGAACAATCAACGATCAACTGTCTGGCGCCATCCTCGATGATTTTCACCAAATTATCCTCTAAAGACTGGGCATTGGTATTATCAATGCGTCCTTTGAGATGGAGAAACTGAATATCGGTACGTTTCTCTTTGATGACCTCCATGGACTAGCCTCCTTCAATTTTGGATATCGCTCACGGACTGTTATGGGATGAAAGCAAACCCATCATATTCACCATACACGGGGTTTTCAAGTTTTTACCAAGCCTGCGGCATTCGGAACCGGCTTGCCTCACGATTGCGCGGAAGAGTAATTCCGCGAGCTTGAATGCAAATCCGGGAAAACGGAACTTGTTTGGCAAAGCAATCATGCTCATAATCGGTTGAGGTCAGGTTGCGTCAAGGATGAATCATGGAAACACGAAAACAGGCTTCAATTCAGATCATCAACTTGTCAAAAAGTTTTGTCGGCCAAAAAATTCTGGACGACATCAGTTTTGAAATTGCTGCTGGAGAAGTGTCAGTGGTCTTAGGGCCTTCGGGAAGCGGCAAGACAACCCTGCTCCGAATTATTGCCGGTCTTGAAACGCCAGATCAGGGCGCAATCCATTTGAATGGGCAAGTTGCGCATTTGCTGCCTCCGCAGATGCGCGAAATTGGGGTCGTATTTCAGGAACATGCACTATTTCAACGCAAAACAGTCGAACAGAACATATCTTTCGGATTGGAAACGCGCCACATTCGCAAATCTGAGGTTCTGGAAACAGTAGATGAGATGCTGAGTTTGATCAGCTTGCGTGAACATAGGAAAAAATATCCTGCTCAGCTTTCCGGTGGCCAGCGTCAGCGAGTCGCCTTGGCGCGTGCGCTTGCCTTCAAACCCGGAGCAATGTTGTTTGATGAACCATTCAGTGCGCTTGATGCGGTAACACGCTTGGAATTGCGGCGAGAAGTGAGGTCGTTGTTACGCAGCAGCAACATCCCCGCTATGTTTATCACGCACGATCAGGAAGAAGCTTTGGAGTTGGGTGACCGCATCATTGTGCTCAATCACGGACGAATCGAGCAAATGGGCACTCCTTTCGAGATTTACAATCATCCGCAGAATGAATTTGTCGCGACGTTTTTGGGAGCAGCTAATGTTTTGCTGGGTAGATGGCGAGAAGGAAAAGTTGCCTTGGGGCGTATCCAGTTGCGAGCTATGCCCGACGTTCCTCTACTATTTGAACAACAGCTCGTGAAAGTCATTTTTCGTCCGGAAGACGTGGTTATTAACTTTCAGGCTCAGCTGCTCGATACTCCTTACATTCTGGGCCGCGCCATAGTTGAAGATGTTTCCTACATAGGGCACAGCGAACGTTTAGTGGCGCGATTGATGCTTTGGTCTGCGACACTTTCTGAATTTGGAAGGGATTCGCGCCAACTCACGCCAGTTGACGAGACTTATGTCGAAGGATTTCCACTGGTTATCACGCGGAACAAATGGGAGGCATCGGAAATGGAATTGGCCAGTGGGGACACTGTTGTTGTGGGCTTAAAGGGGTATCGGTTGCTGCCGCACTATCCTTTGCACAGTGAATCCGGAGCCAAGGTGTTTTCAAAATAATTTTTCCATCGCTTGTTCGGCACACCAATGAAATAAAAATTATGATAGTCGGTTGACGGCACGCTAATTCACAATGTATAAACTCCCAGT
This window harbors:
- a CDS encoding ABC transporter ATP-binding protein, with amino-acid sequence METRKQASIQIINLSKSFVGQKILDDISFEIAAGEVSVVLGPSGSGKTTLLRIIAGLETPDQGAIHLNGQVAHLLPPQMREIGVVFQEHALFQRKTVEQNISFGLETRHIRKSEVLETVDEMLSLISLREHRKKYPAQLSGGQRQRVALARALAFKPGAMLFDEPFSALDAVTRLELRREVRSLLRSSNIPAMFITHDQEEALELGDRIIVLNHGRIEQMGTPFEIYNHPQNEFVATFLGAANVLLGRWREGKVALGRIQLRAMPDVPLLFEQQLVKVIFRPEDVVINFQAQLLDTPYILGRAIVEDVSYIGHSERLVARLMLWSATLSEFGRDSRQLTPVDETYVEGFPLVITRNKWEASEMELASGDTVVVGLKGYRLLPHYPLHSESGAKVFSK
- a CDS encoding STAS domain-containing protein, whose translation is MEVIKEKRTDIQFLHLKGRIDNTNAQSLEDNLVKIIEDGARQLIVDCSEIEYLNNAGLRVLLNIARRILDVEGRIAFHSPSQQAKDIFDQTGFSMVSRIYDTREEAIAGIAGSGVLSTSRDDRRLVSR
- a CDS encoding patatin-like phospholipase family protein, encoding MNKPELPTVIRELPKIAIVLGTGGIKAMASLALFEFLADQKIPVDLMVGCSGGALACAMIGVGCTPTEVRELGMQKLKKELFSQLDYKSLAGIFSSHLGNFDKTSGILKPDRWRGALHEYFGDKKLEQLRPRTLLQTTDIDTGEGVVLTKGPLADAVYASCAFFPAFPPARIDGRNLGDGIYSAPVPVVEAIKRKMDVIIALDFKEKVKTEPKGFFSCFYRHIDNTMRTLTRSQMFLSIGMHHHEIVIIEVDFDHTINPWDVHELPAIVESGQKAINMHKAAILSAITGFSRTKAPVSPQPATGLGDLTDPNAGFRRTTILRDPTVIRE